The window TACACAGTCATCAAATGGAAAGAATGCATCTGATGCAAGTGTAGCACCTTCAAAGTCCTTGTCACTATTATTATTTATACTGTTTTCAAGTGCCCATATTCTACTAGTTTGTCCAGGCCCTAGTGCGATAGTTTTTCCATCCTTAACTACAGCTATTCCATTTGATTTCATATTTTTAACTATTTTCATTCCAAACTTCATATCTTCTATTTCTCTATCATTTGGCTTATTCTCAGTTATAACTTCAAACTTATCAAGCAATTTATCATTTTCATCTTGTGCTAAAAGCTTTCCATCTAAGTATTTAAGATCGTATCCTCTACTACTTTTATTTAAATCATCTATTTTAAGTATTCTAACATTCTTCTTTTGAGTTAATATTTCAAGAGCTTTATCTGTGTAGTCATATGCTACAATTATCTCTAAGAATATATCATGCATCATTTTAGCTGTATTTTCATCAACAGTAGAATTTATTCCCACTATTCCTCCGAATATAGATACAGGGGCTGACTCATAACATTTTTTGAATGCTTCACATGAATTTTCTCCAATAGCTACTCCACATGGATTAGTATGTTTTACCGCAACTGCTGTTACATATTCTTCATCTTTAAATTCACTCATTATATTAAGACAACCGTTCAAATCATTTATATTATTAAAAGACAATTCTTTTCCATGGAGTTTTTCAAAATCTAGTATACTATTTTGACTGAAACTATCTTTATAATAGCAAGCTTTTTGATGTGGATTTTCTCCATATCTAAGTTCGTACTGTTTTTCAAATGTTAAATTTAAATATTGAGGATACTTTTCTCCTAAACTATTTGCAAAATAAGTTGAAATTAAAGAGTCATAACGAGCTGTTATTGAAAAGGCTTTAAAGGCAAGATTTAATCTATCTTGTTCAGATAAGGAATTGTTTTTGATTTTATCTATTATAGTATCATAATCATTAGGGTCAACTATTACTGTTACATCTTTATAGTTTTTAGATGCTGCTCTTATAATAGTAGGTCCTCCAATATCTATGTTTTCTATCATTTTAGCATGGTCTTCATCTTTTTTAAGAGATCCCTCAAAATCATATAAGTTTACTACAACAATATCTATAGGAGATATATTGTGCTTTTCTATAGTCTCTATATGTTCACATTTATCTCTTTCAAATAATATTCCACCATGTATATATGGATTTAAAGTTTTTACTCTTCCGTTTAATATTTCAGGGAACTTTGTTACTTCATCTATTTTAATTGCCTCAACACCAGACTCTGTTAACATTTTATAAGTATTTCCTGTTGATACAATCTCATATCCAAGTTTCACAAGTTCTCTTCCGAAATCAACTATTCCCTCTTTATTAGTAACGCTTATTAACGCTCTTTTATTCATTTATAAGCACTCTCCTTCCCCTAATTTCAACCTTTTTATCACAGAATAACTTGACTGCTTTTTTAATTATCTTATGTTCCACATGAAGCACTCTTTTTTGAAGAGTATCTACAGTATCAGTATCTTCAACATATACAGCCTCTTGAATTATAATAGGACCATTGTCTGCCATCTCATCTACAAAATGAACTGTAGCTCCCGTTATTTTAGCACCGTATTCAAGAACCTTTTGGTGAACAATCTTACCATAATACCCCTTACCGCAAAATGAAGGTATCAAAGATGGATGAATGTTTATTATCTTATCTTTGAATTCATTCACGAATTCTTCACTTATTATCTTTAGATATCCAGCTAAAACTATCAAATCTATATTTTCATTCTTTAAAATTTCTATTATCTTTTTTTCATCTTTTTCATATACAGCTTTTATTTTGTTTTCTCTAGCTCTTGTAAGTCCATAAGCTTCTTTATTATCAGATATTACTACCTTTATATTTCCATTTATATCATCTTTACAACCATCTATCAAACTTTGAAGATTACTTCCAGAACCTGATATCATAACTGCTATATTTAGCATAATACTACTCCACTATCAGTAGTAACCTCTCCTATTATATAAGCATCTTCAGTTTGATTTATACACTCTAATATCTCATTTGCATCTTTTTTATCTACTATGATTACAAGTCCTACTCCCATATTGAAACTTCTATATAATTCTCTTTCCTCTACTAAGTCTAATTTTTTTATAAGAGAATATATATTCAATTCTTTCCAAGAATTTTTGTTTACAGTTATTCCTAAATTTTCAGGTATAACCCTTGTAACATTCTCTATTAATCCTCCACCAGTTATATGTGCTATAGATTTTATATTGTGTTTAGATATTAAATCCATAACTGTATTTACATATATTTTAGTAGGAGTTAATAGTTCTTCTCCTAAAGTTTTTCCAAGCTCATCTACATACTTATCAAGTGTCCAACTTAGCTTATCTAAGAATATTTTTCTTATAAGAGAGAATCCATTACTATGTATTCCACTAGATGATATACCTATAAGAACATCACCTTCTTTGACACTTTCTCCAGTTATTATATTTTCTTTATCACATATACCAACTGAAAATCCAGCTAAATCATATTCATCATCACTGTACATTCCAGGCATTTCTGCTGTTTCTCCACCTACAAGTGCACATCCAGAATCCTTACATCCTTCTACAATTCCTGAAACTATATCTTCTACTTGATTTGATTTAAGACTTCCCGTAGCTATATAATCTAAAAAGAACAAAGGCTTTGCTCCCTGACATATAAGGTCATTTACACACATTGCAACCAAATCTATACCTACAGTATCATGTTTATCCATAATTTGAGCAATTTTAAGCTTAGTACCAACTCCATCTGTAGAAGATAATAAAACTGGTTCTTTCATACTTAAGCAATCTTTTATACTATATAGACCACTAAAGCTTCCTAAATCGCCCAAAACATTTTTGTTATAAGTAGATTTAACTTTTTCTTTTATAATATCTACTGCCTTATTTCCTTCATCTATATTAACTCCACTATCTCTATAACTTATCTTGTTCATACTAATCCTCCTCCACCATAGGCTCTATTGGATATTTACCATCAAAGCAAGCCATACAGAATATATTCTTACAATTTGCTGCTTTCATAAGTGCATCTGTAGATAAGAACTTCAGCGAATCAGCACCTATTTCCTTTCTTATATCCTCTACAGAATTTTTAGATGCTATTAACTGACTTCTCCTAGGTGTATCTATTCCAAAATAGCAAGAATACTTAACTGGAGGTGATGTTATTCTAAGATGTACCTCTTTTGCGCCAGCTTTTCTAAGTGAGTCTATAAGTATTTTTGATGTTGTTCCTCTAACTATAGAATCATCAATTAATACTATAGATTTTCCTTTAACTACAGAAGTTAGAGGATTAAGTTTTAATTTGACACCTATCTCTCTCTCGCTTTGAGTAGGCTTTATGAATGTTCTTCCAACATATCTATTCTTAACTAGTCCTTCTTTTAAAGGTATATTACTCTCCTTGTTGTATCCTAATGCTCCTGGTATTCCCGAATCAGGAACAGGTATTACTATATCAGCATCTATATCATCTTCTTTTGCAAGTATTTGACCCGATCTTACTCTAAATTCGTATGCATTAACTCCATCTATTATCGCATCATTTCTAGCAAAATAAACATGTTCAAATATACAAGTTTTCTGCTTCTCTTTATAGTTATCTTTATAGTTATAAGATTTAACTTCTCCATTATTTATAAGAACTATTTCTCCTGGTTCTATATCTCTTATAACTTCTCCTCCAAGTATATCTATAGAAGAACTCTCAGATGAAACTATATATTCATTACCTTTTTTACCAAGAACCAAAGGTCTAAATCCGTAAGGATCTCTAACAGCTACAAGCCCTTCCTCACTAAGTATTACTAGAGAATATGCTCCTTTTATATAATCCATAGTAATTTTTACACTATCTATAATGTTACCTTTGTAATATCTAGACAGTATATATAATATAACTTCAGAATCTATAGATGTTTGAAACATAAATCCTTCTTCTTCAAGAGCTTGTCTTAAATAATTGTGGTTTATCAAATTCCCATTATGAGCTATAGATAATTTTCTTCTTCTGCAAACCCCAGCAAGTGGTTGACAATTAGACACATGGCTTCCTCCAGCAGTTGAATATCTAACATGACCTATACCAATATTTCCATTTAAATTATCCAGCTCTTCTTTTCTTAAGACATCTGATACAAGGCCCATCCCCCTGTGATAGTTTATACTATTGTTATCTTCATTTAAAACAGCTATTCCACAACTCTCTTGCCCCCTATGCTGTAGAGAGTAAAGTCCATAATATAGCTCTTTTGATATATCTTTATCGGAGCTAATACCTATAATTCCGCACATATTTATACCCCCTATCTTAACTTAAGCTAAAAGTATTTATCCAAAAGCTAAAAGTTCTAAAACTCCATGCTATAAAGATGAAGATAAGAACTTTTAGTTTGGTTTTATAACTCTATTCTACTAAGAACCTCTTTATAAGCATCTATTACATTTCCTAAATCTCTTCTAAATCTATCCTTATCCATCTTTTGATTTGTATTTACATCCCATAATCTACAAGTATCAGGAGATACTTCATCCGCAAGTATTATCTCGTTATCTTGAGTTTTTCCAAATTCTAATTTAAAATCTATTAATTTTAAATCTAGTTTTTTGAAAAATGTCTTCAATAGTTCATTTATCTTAAAAGCCTGTTCTCTTATATAATCTAATTCTTCTTTTGTAGCAAGTTTTAAAGCTATCGCATGATAATCATTTATTAAAGGATCTCCTAAATCATCATTCTTATATGAAAATTCAAATACAGGAGATTTAAATTCTAAACCTTCATCTACTCCAAATCTTTTGCACATAGATCCTGCTGATACATTTCTAACTATAACCTCAAGAGGTACTATCTCAACAGATTTAACTATCATTTCTCTGTCAGAAATTCTTTTTACATAATGAGTCTTTATATCATTGCTTTCTAAAAGTTCAAATACATAAGAAGATATCTTATTATTTATAATTCCCTTTTCATTTATCTCATCCTTCTTAACTCCATTAAATGCAGTAGCATCATCCTTATAATAAACTAGATATTCACCATTATTGTCAGTTTTAAAAATTTTCTTAGCCTTTCCTTCATAAAGCATTTCCATATTTTTTACCTCCTCAAAATAGTATTTATCTAAAATTAAGTTTAACTTTCAATTAACTTGTTATCCTAACTATTCTTAAAATGAGGATAATTTAAATGTTAGCTACTTTTGATTAATCTTTTACTATACAACTTAGATTGTATTGTTTAGATATACGTATAGAAACTTCTTTGTCTGACCGTAAGGGAGTTGAAGAAGTTTTAGGATATTTAATAAGATACAATCTTTAGTTGTATTAAAAGATTGATTAAGTTGCGGTATTTTAATTATTCTCATTTTATTTACTAACTTTATTTTATAAATTTCTTACAATCTCATCATCTTCTAATACTTTTTTAGCCATTTCTTTTCTGTGATTTTCAAGTTCAGTTTTAAGACTTTCATATTTCAGACTCATTATCTGAGATGCAAGCAATGATGCATTTAAAGAAGAATCTATTGTTACAGTTGCAACTGGAATTCCCTTTGGCATTTGAACCATCGAAAGTAAAGAATCCATACCATCTAAAGTTGATGATTTAATAGGAATTCCTATTACAGGTTTTAAAGTATGAGATGCAACAACTCCCGCTAAGTGTGCAGCTTTTCCAGCAGCGGCTATTATAACATCAACATCATCTATATTTTCCATAAACTTCATCAACTCATCAGGTGTTCTATGAGCCGATAAAACTCTCTTTTCAACTTCTATTCCAAATTTTTTTAATAAGTTTACTCCTTCTTCCAATTTAGGGTAATCTGACTTTGATCCCATTATTATAGCTACCTTCATAAGGCACCTCCTATAAATTTTATTTTATCCTATAAATCCCATTTTGTCCTAAAATGAGTATAAAAATTCGCTTTTAACTCATAGCTCATCTCGCCAACGAGTCCTACGCTCTCTGTTACTCAAAATAGTTGACACTACAGTTTTTTACCAATATCATACATATATTCAAGTTTTATACTTGATTATGAGTAAAAAAATAGCCCCATATAGAATTTTCTATAAATTAGGGCTATTATTTAATTTAACCAGCGAATCCGTACTTTAATATAAAGAGTAAAGATAAAATATATAAAGTAGGTTGAATCTCGTGTTTTTTACCAGTTAAAAGCTTTATTGCTGTATATGAAACTATTCCAAATACCAATCCTTCAGCTATACTATATGCAAGTGGCATCATTATAACTGTTAAGAAAGCTGGTATTGCCTCTGTAAAATCATTAAAATCTATTTTAAGAAGTGATGATGCCATCATAACTCCTACCAGTATTAATACTGGTGCTGTTGCTTGTGATGGTATTGATGTAAATATAGGTGCGAATAAAGTTGATACTAAGAATAATATTCCTGTTGTGAAAGCTGTAAGACCTGTTCTTCCACCTTCTGCTATACCAGATGCACTCTCAACAAATACTGTAACTGTAGAAGTTCCAAGCATAGCTCCTGCTGTTGTTCCTACAGCATCTGCAAATAATGCTTGCTTTGCTCTTGGAAGATTTCCATTTTCATCTAACATATCAGCCTTACTAGCAAGACCAACTAAACATCCTATAGTATCAAATAAATCAACGAACAAGAACGTAAATACTACTACTACCATATCCATACTGAATATTTCAGATGATGGTATATGTCTAAAAGCCATAAATATCGGAGATAAAGACGGTGGTGTATCTATTAATCTATGAGGCGCTGCTACTATTCCTGTAACCATACCTATTGCTGATGTAACTATCATTCCTATTAAAAAAGCTCCCTTAACATTTTTACTAAGTAAAACTGATGTAAGTATAATTCCAAATATTGCAAGTAATGCTAATGGACTTTTAAGATTTCCAAGTGTTAATATTGCTCCTCCAGCTTCTATGAATCCTACTCCTACAAGTCCTATAAAAGCTATAAACAATCCAATACCTGCTGTAACAGCATTTTTTAAAGTTTGAGGAATTGCATTTATTATTTTTTCACGAACGTTGAAAAATGTAAGTAATATAAATATGATACCTTCTATAAATACGGCAGTTAAAGCAAATTGCCATGAATATCCCATACCTAAAACAACTCCGTATGCAAAGAATGCATTAAGACCCATACCAGGTGCAAGCGCCATTGGGTAGTTAGCAAAAAACGCCATAACAAAAGTTGCTATTACAGATGCAAGTGCTGTTGCCATGAATACTGCACCCTTATCCATTCCCGCATCACCAAGAATCATTGGATTTACTACTAATATATATGCCATTGTCATAAAAGTCGTAATACCTGCAAGAACTTCTTTTTTAACAGTAGTTCCATGTTCTGAAAGCTTAAATATCTTTTCTAGCATACCTTTTGGCTGCTCCATAGAATCAACTTTTTTTTCTGCTAATTGCATTTATATTCCTCCTTAAATTTAATAAAGCTAGCTCAAACAATTCTTACAATTATATAAGAAAAGCTTTAAACTAGCTAGATTTAATGAAATATAAAGCTTTTCTTATAGCTGGAATGTTTGAGGCTATTCCGTAGAAACTCCCCGACCATATTACGGAGATTATATAAGAAAGTTCGGCTATTCAGTTATCTTATGATTTAATAATAAATTATTGTTCGTTAATAGTCAATACTTTTTATTGTTTTTTTTATTATTTATTTTAAATGTACGCACAGCTACGAACATTATTTTGTTTTTCAGTTGTTTTACATTTTTAAAATCCCCTTACAAATATCTATTTTTATAACTTTTATGTCTCTCAAAATTATTTTACAAACGTTTAAGAAATATTCTTTAAAAAAACATAAAAATAAGGCTTATCAAAAAATTAGTAATGTATTTAAACATTTAATACATTCTCCGAATTTTAATAAGTCTTATTTTTTGACTTAAGCACCCGTTATTTTTTTATAATTTAAACTTATCTATTTCAGATTGTAAAAGATCTGAAAGCCCATTCAAATCTGTTGCACGGTTTGATAATCCTTCTATATTGTTCACAGATTCTTCTAATGCAGCAGCTATTTGTTCAGTACTAGCAGAAGTTTCTTCTGATACTGCAGATATATTTTGTATAGACTCTACCACATCATCTTTATTATTCTTTATGCTTTTGCTAAAGTCTAAAACATCATCTGTTTTATATTTTAATTCATTTAGTGCTTTTGAGATTTGACTAAATGCCTCTTCTGTTTTATTTACATTATCATTATTTTGTTCAACTATAACTACATTACTTTCTATTTCAGAAACAGCTAAACTAGATTTTTCTTTAATACTGCTAATTTGATTTTTTATTTCTTCTGTAGATTTAGCAGTTTGCTCTGCTAACTTTCTAATTTCGTCAGCAACTACTGCAAATCCCTTTCCAGCTTCACCTGCTCTAGCTGATTCTATAGAAGCATTTAAAGCTAATAAGTTAGTTTGAGATGCAATGGATGTTATAGTATCTACAATACCTGTAATTTGTGCAGAGTTTTGATCCATATCCACAACAATATTTTTAACTTTATTTGAAATCTCTTTATTTTTTATAGTAGATTCAATTAGATTTTTTATGTTTTCTGATCCTTTATCACTCAATGTATCAGTTTCTATAATCATACTTGCTATATCATTACTTATGTTTAATATTTTATCTATTTCTGAAGATAATTCAGTTATTTTTATCAAACTACTTTCTGTATCTATAGCTTGTGCTTCTGTTGCCTTACTGATTTCTTCAATAGTTATAGATATTTCATTATTTGAACTTAAAGTATCTTGTGATATTTTAGAAAGGTGCTGTGATGCTTCATTGATAGTGTATGATGATGTTTTTATTGAAC is drawn from Tepidibacter hydrothermalis and contains these coding sequences:
- the purH gene encoding bifunctional phosphoribosylaminoimidazolecarboxamide formyltransferase/IMP cyclohydrolase — protein: MNKRALISVTNKEGIVDFGRELVKLGYEIVSTGNTYKMLTESGVEAIKIDEVTKFPEILNGRVKTLNPYIHGGILFERDKCEHIETIEKHNISPIDIVVVNLYDFEGSLKKDEDHAKMIENIDIGGPTIIRAASKNYKDVTVIVDPNDYDTIIDKIKNNSLSEQDRLNLAFKAFSITARYDSLISTYFANSLGEKYPQYLNLTFEKQYELRYGENPHQKACYYKDSFSQNSILDFEKLHGKELSFNNINDLNGCLNIMSEFKDEEYVTAVAVKHTNPCGVAIGENSCEAFKKCYESAPVSIFGGIVGINSTVDENTAKMMHDIFLEIIVAYDYTDKALEILTQKKNVRILKIDDLNKSSRGYDLKYLDGKLLAQDENDKLLDKFEVITENKPNDREIEDMKFGMKIVKNMKSNGIAVVKDGKTIALGPGQTSRIWALENSINNNSDKDFEGATLASDAFFPFDDCVKFAAKYGIKNIIQPGGSRNDGDSIKACDELGISMVFTGVRHFKH
- the purN gene encoding phosphoribosylglycinamide formyltransferase; its protein translation is MLNIAVMISGSGSNLQSLIDGCKDDINGNIKVVISDNKEAYGLTRARENKIKAVYEKDEKKIIEILKNENIDLIVLAGYLKIISEEFVNEFKDKIINIHPSLIPSFCGKGYYGKIVHQKVLEYGAKITGATVHFVDEMADNGPIIIQEAVYVEDTDTVDTLQKRVLHVEHKIIKKAVKLFCDKKVEIRGRRVLINE
- the purM gene encoding phosphoribosylformylglycinamidine cyclo-ligase — its product is MNKISYRDSGVNIDEGNKAVDIIKEKVKSTYNKNVLGDLGSFSGLYSIKDCLSMKEPVLLSSTDGVGTKLKIAQIMDKHDTVGIDLVAMCVNDLICQGAKPLFFLDYIATGSLKSNQVEDIVSGIVEGCKDSGCALVGGETAEMPGMYSDDEYDLAGFSVGICDKENIITGESVKEGDVLIGISSSGIHSNGFSLIRKIFLDKLSWTLDKYVDELGKTLGEELLTPTKIYVNTVMDLISKHNIKSIAHITGGGLIENVTRVIPENLGITVNKNSWKELNIYSLIKKLDLVEERELYRSFNMGVGLVIIVDKKDANEILECINQTEDAYIIGEVTTDSGVVLC
- the purF gene encoding amidophosphoribosyltransferase produces the protein MCGIIGISSDKDISKELYYGLYSLQHRGQESCGIAVLNEDNNSINYHRGMGLVSDVLRKEELDNLNGNIGIGHVRYSTAGGSHVSNCQPLAGVCRRRKLSIAHNGNLINHNYLRQALEEEGFMFQTSIDSEVILYILSRYYKGNIIDSVKITMDYIKGAYSLVILSEEGLVAVRDPYGFRPLVLGKKGNEYIVSSESSSIDILGGEVIRDIEPGEIVLINNGEVKSYNYKDNYKEKQKTCIFEHVYFARNDAIIDGVNAYEFRVRSGQILAKEDDIDADIVIPVPDSGIPGALGYNKESNIPLKEGLVKNRYVGRTFIKPTQSEREIGVKLKLNPLTSVVKGKSIVLIDDSIVRGTTSKILIDSLRKAGAKEVHLRITSPPVKYSCYFGIDTPRRSQLIASKNSVEDIRKEIGADSLKFLSTDALMKAANCKNIFCMACFDGKYPIEPMVEED
- the purC gene encoding phosphoribosylaminoimidazolesuccinocarboxamide synthase, with the translated sequence MEMLYEGKAKKIFKTDNNGEYLVYYKDDATAFNGVKKDEINEKGIINNKISSYVFELLESNDIKTHYVKRISDREMIVKSVEIVPLEVIVRNVSAGSMCKRFGVDEGLEFKSPVFEFSYKNDDLGDPLINDYHAIALKLATKEELDYIREQAFKINELLKTFFKKLDLKLIDFKLEFGKTQDNEIILADEVSPDTCRLWDVNTNQKMDKDRFRRDLGNVIDAYKEVLSRIEL
- the purE gene encoding 5-(carboxyamino)imidazole ribonucleotide mutase, with the translated sequence MKVAIIMGSKSDYPKLEEGVNLLKKFGIEVEKRVLSAHRTPDELMKFMENIDDVDVIIAAAGKAAHLAGVVASHTLKPVIGIPIKSSTLDGMDSLLSMVQMPKGIPVATVTIDSSLNASLLASQIMSLKYESLKTELENHRKEMAKKVLEDDEIVRNL
- a CDS encoding NCS2 family permease is translated as MQLAEKKVDSMEQPKGMLEKIFKLSEHGTTVKKEVLAGITTFMTMAYILVVNPMILGDAGMDKGAVFMATALASVIATFVMAFFANYPMALAPGMGLNAFFAYGVVLGMGYSWQFALTAVFIEGIIFILLTFFNVREKIINAIPQTLKNAVTAGIGLFIAFIGLVGVGFIEAGGAILTLGNLKSPLALLAIFGIILTSVLLSKNVKGAFLIGMIVTSAIGMVTGIVAAPHRLIDTPPSLSPIFMAFRHIPSSEIFSMDMVVVVFTFLFVDLFDTIGCLVGLASKADMLDENGNLPRAKQALFADAVGTTAGAMLGTSTVTVFVESASGIAEGGRTGLTAFTTGILFLVSTLFAPIFTSIPSQATAPVLILVGVMMASSLLKIDFNDFTEAIPAFLTVIMMPLAYSIAEGLVFGIVSYTAIKLLTGKKHEIQPTLYILSLLFILKYGFAG
- a CDS encoding methyl-accepting chemotaxis protein, translated to MEVKITKRTLKNKITTVSLVLFGILLFFSTWVSKELIENKMTDVFLEKGVEQVQEIAYQAEYILKSDENDIENLQKFVEKKALQNNIAYAIIIDTNVTAIAHSDKQKIGKVYEDEYSIDGSKNGNIKTSKFYADVQKIWTYDIMVPIYKNGELVGVVDIGLPESGIKKIIDSFLITQIITTISSFVLIGILMIIVFGKVFKPLDKLVNLINRTSEFDLENDDTYKKLTNNNDEIGRITISILEMRSKIADIVGSIKTSSYTINEASQHLSKISQDTLSSNNEISITIEEISKATEAQAIDTESSLIKITELSSEIDKILNISNDIASMIIETDTLSDKGSENIKNLIESTIKNKEISNKVKNIVVDMDQNSAQITGIVDTITSIASQTNLLALNASIESARAGEAGKGFAVVADEIRKLAEQTAKSTEEIKNQISSIKEKSSLAVSEIESNVVIVEQNNDNVNKTEEAFSQISKALNELKYKTDDVLDFSKSIKNNKDDVVESIQNISAVSEETSASTEQIAAALEESVNNIEGLSNRATDLNGLSDLLQSEIDKFKL